One Huiozyma naganishii CBS 8797 chromosome 5, complete genome DNA segment encodes these proteins:
- the CUP2 gene encoding Cup2p (similar to Saccharomyces cerevisiae CUP2 (YGL166W) and HAA1 (YPR008W); ancestral locus Anc_8.106) — protein MIIIDKKKYACQFCIRGHRAASCNHSDRPLTEVRKKGRPSTACSHCKEMREAKNINPSGACLCHEASKSGTDLSPDSEAAMNACLCVTGEPCKCIFKRKRKPKTERKSASKMGVLSRPGDDNILKIDDSFKELVSLLGPGVTTVTAPDTLNQQQLLFQGLNSTSPDIGSVGSVEPQKGAETPHQGGPLNHHLLADDSLTGSIPNFTDTSEDIDRLLAANGLLQETNAGFPSGEIPDVVNSSLLQLDNTDLFSNITEGNNGYEK, from the coding sequence ATGATCATCATCGataagaagaagtacgCATGCCAGTTCTGTATCAGAGGGCACAGGGCTGCGAGTTGTAACCATTCGGACAGGCCGCTGACGGAGGTGAGGAAGAAGGGAAGGCCGTCCACGGCGTGCTCGCACTGCAAAGAGATGCGCGAAGCGAAGAACATAAACCCGTCCGGAGCGTGTTTGTGCCACGAGGCGTCCAAGTCTGGAACGGACCTCTCACCAGACAGTGAAGCCGCCATGAACGCTTGTCTCTGTGTAACTGGGGAACCCTGCAAGTGCATTTTCaaaaggaagaggaaaccCAAGACTGAGAGAAAATCGGCCTCCAAAATGGGAGTTCTGTCGCGACCCGGCGATGATAACATTCTTAAGATAGACGATTCATTTAAAGAGCTCGTATCGCTGCTTGGACCGGGTGTGACAACAGTTACGGCACCAGATACCTTaaaccagcagcagttgctATTCCAAGGGCTGAATAGTACCAGTCCGGATATCGGGTCAGTGGGATCGGTAGAGCCCCAGAAGGGTGCAGAAACGCCGCATCAAGGTGGCCCATTAAATCACCATTTGTTGGCCGATGATAGCCTAACCGGAAGTATCCCTAATTTCACAGACACCTCAGAGGACATAGATAGATTGCTCGCAGCGAATGGACTGTTACAAGAGACTAACGCGGGGTTCCCGTCGGGTGAAATACCCGACGTCGTAAATAGCAGTCTTCTCCAGCTGGACAACACAGATTTGTTCTCGAATATTACTGAAGGCAATAACGGGTACGAGAAATGA